A window of Marmota flaviventris isolate mMarFla1 chromosome 20, mMarFla1.hap1, whole genome shotgun sequence contains these coding sequences:
- the Rho gene encoding rhodopsin has product MNGTEGPDFYVPFSNATGVVRSPFEHPQYYLAEPWQFSLLAAYMFLLILLGFPVNFLTLYVTVQHKKLRSPLNYILLNLATADLFMVLFGFTTTVYTSLNGYFVFGRTGCFVEGFFATLGGEVALWSLVVLAIERYMVVCKPMSNFRFGENHAVMGVIFTWIMASACAVPPLFGWSRYLPEGMQCSCGIDYYTPKPELNNESFVIYMFVVHFAIPLVIIFFCYGRLLFTVKEAAAQQQESATTQKAEKEVTRMVIIMVVAFLICWVPYASVAVHIFTHQGSDFGPVLMTIPAFFAKSSALYNPVIYILMNKQFRNCMLTTICCGKNPLGEDEASTTVSRTETSQVAPA; this is encoded by the exons ATGAATGGCACCGAGGGCCCCGATTTCTATGTCCCCTTCTCCAATGCCACCGGGGTGGTGCGCAGCCCCTTCGAGCACCCGCAGTACTACCTGGCCGAGCCCTGGCAGTTCTCCCTCCTGGCCGCCTACATGTTCCTGCTCATCCTCCTGGGCTTCCCCGTCAACTTCCTCACGCTCTATGTCACCGTGCAGCACAAGAAGCTGCGGTCCCCCCTCAACTACATCCTGCTCAACCTGGCCACCGCCGACCTGTTCATGGTGCTCTTCGGCTTCACCACCACCGTCTACACCTCGCTCAACGGCTACTTCGTCTTCGGGCGCACCGGGTGCTTCGTGGAGGGCTTCTTTGCCACTCTGGGCG GCGAAGTGGCCCTGTGGTCCTTGGTGGTCCTCGCCATCGAGAGGTACATGGTGGTGTGCAAACCCATGAGCAACTTCCGCTTTGGGGAGAACCACGCGGTCATGGGGGTCATCTTCACCTGGATCATGGCGTCGGCCTGTGCCGTCCCGCCCCTCTTCGGCTGGTCCAG GTACCTCCCCGAAGGCATGCAGTGCTCCTGTGGGATCGACTACTACACGCCCAAGCCCGAGCTCAACAACGAGTCCTTCGTCATCTACATGTTCGTGGTGCACTTCGCCATCCCCCTGGTCATCATCTTCTTCTGCTATGGCCGGCTGCTCTTCACCGTCAAGGAG GCAGCCGCCCAGCAGCAGGAGTCGGCCACCACCCAGAAGGCAGAAAAGGAGGTGACCCGCATGGTCATCATCATGGTCGTCGCCTTCCTCATCTGCTGGGTGCCCTACGCCAGCGTGGCCGTGCACATCTTCACCCACCAGGGCTCCGACTTCGGCCCCGTCCTCATGACCATCCCCGCCTTCTTCGCCAAGAGCTCCGCCCTCTACAACCCCGTCATCTACATCCTGATGAACAAGCAG TTCCGGAACTGCATGCTCACCACCATCTGCTGTGGCAAGAACCCACTGGGTGAGGACGAGGCCTCAACCACCGTATCCAGGACGGAGACCAGCCAGGTGGCCCCAGCCTAA